A region from the Lycium barbarum isolate Lr01 chromosome 8, ASM1917538v2, whole genome shotgun sequence genome encodes:
- the LOC132605785 gene encoding small ribosomal subunit protein eS4-like, translated as MARGLKKHLKRLNAPKHWMLDKLGGAFAPKPSSGPHKSRECLPLALILRNRLKYALTYREVIAILMQRQISVDGKVRTDKTYPAGFMDVVSIPKTNENFRLLYDTKGRFRLHSIRDEESKFKLCKVRSVAFGQKGIPYLNTYDGRTIRYPDPLIKANYTIKLDLESNKIVDFIKFDVGNVVMVTGGRNRGRVGVLKNREKHKGSFETVHIQDALGHEFATRLGNVFTLGKGTKPWVSLPKGKGIKLSIIEEARKRLAAQSATTA; from the exons GCTAGAGGTTTGAAGAAGCATCTGAAGAGGCTCAATGCCCCAAAGCATTGGATGCTTGATAAGCTTGGCGGAGCATTT GCTCCCAAGCCTTCCTCTGGCCCACACAAATCAAGGGAGTGCTTACCGTTGGCCCTTATCTTGCGAAACAGGCTGAAGTATGCTCTCACATACCGTGAGGTGATCGCAATTCTGATGCAACGACAAATTTCGGTTGATGGGAAAGTTCGGACAGACAAGACATATCCAGCTGGTTTCATGG ATGTCGTTTCAATTCCGAAGACGAATGAGAACTTCCGTCTCCTTTATGACACTAAGGGCCGATTCCGTCTTCACTCAATCAGGGATGAGGAATCCAAG TTTAAGCTTTGCAAGGTCCGCTCTGTGGCTTTTGGTCAGAAGGGGATTCCGTACCTTAACACTTACGATGGAAGAACAATCCGCTATCCTGATCCTCTCATCAAGGCCAACTATACCATAAAGCTGGACTTGGAATCTAACAAGATTGTTGATTTCATCAAGTTTGATGTTGGGAATGTTGTGATGGTCACCGGAGGTAGAAACAGGGGTCGTGTTGGTGTTCTTAAGAACAGGGAGAAGCATAAGGGTAGCTTCGAGACTGTCCATATTCAGGATGCGCTTGGTCATGAATTTGCTACCCGTTTGGGTAATGTGTTCACACTTGGCAAGGGTACTAAGCCGTGGGTATCACTACCTAAGGGTAAAGGTATTAAGTTGTCCATCATCGAGGAGGCACGTAAGAGGTTGGCTGCTCAATCCGCCACCACTGCTTAA